From a region of the uncultured Desulfatiglans sp. genome:
- a CDS encoding Methylase of chemotaxis methyl-accepting protein, translating to MDEKITPCLDDEQFRRLLDFLGLSWQGYRKVRRGVKKRVVRHMQALGCRNVQAYLACLQRSVEERGENERAMAVSISRFFRDRKLWEILEKEVLPELIQAVRGPLSVWSCGCAGGEEVYSLKILWHRLGLSVGGLPELRVTATDLQPRNLERAREALYLPSSLKEVPEGLRRTCFQEERGGRAFRLQPWLMEGITWLECDVFSGPPGSGFHIILLRNNLLTYYRPDRAEPVLRGILAALSPGGFLVIGSHEKLPFRLADFTPHPVAPFVFRKSRAPL from the coding sequence ATGGATGAGAAGATTACCCCTTGTCTGGACGACGAGCAATTCCGTCGACTGCTGGACTTTCTCGGTCTGTCGTGGCAGGGCTACCGCAAGGTCCGCAGAGGGGTGAAAAAACGCGTTGTTCGGCATATGCAGGCCCTTGGCTGCCGGAACGTTCAGGCCTATCTAGCCTGTCTCCAGAGGAGCGTCGAGGAGCGAGGGGAGAACGAGCGGGCGATGGCTGTTTCCATCAGCCGCTTTTTCCGCGACCGGAAGCTTTGGGAGATTCTTGAGAAGGAGGTCCTGCCGGAGCTCATCCAGGCTGTCAGAGGCCCTCTCTCTGTGTGGTCATGCGGTTGCGCCGGCGGGGAAGAAGTCTACAGCCTGAAAATTCTCTGGCACCGCCTGGGACTCTCGGTCGGCGGGCTTCCGGAACTCCGGGTGACGGCCACCGACCTTCAGCCTCGCAATCTCGAACGGGCGCGGGAGGCGCTCTATCTTCCAAGCAGTTTGAAAGAGGTTCCGGAGGGCCTGAGGCGTACCTGTTTTCAGGAGGAGCGTGGGGGAAGGGCTTTCAGGCTGCAACCCTGGCTAATGGAGGGCATCACCTGGCTCGAATGCGATGTCTTTTCAGGTCCTCCGGGAAGCGGCTTTCACATCATTTTGCTTAGAAACAACCTGTTGACTTACTATCGGCCCGATCGCGCGGAACCGGTTCTGCGCGGGATCCTCGCTGCTCTTTCCCCCGGCGGATTCCTCGTAATCGGCTCGCATGAAAAGTTGCCGTTTCGCTTAGCCGATTTTACACCTCATCCCGTCGCCCCTTTCGTCTTCAGGAAAAGCCGCGCACCTCTGTGA
- a CDS encoding conserved hypothetical protein (Evidence 4 : Unknown function but conserved in other organisms), with protein sequence MGNGELTVGIFQPEDAAGVGKLFTEVYGNSYPAKIVYHPDQLIEAFNNRDNIPIVVRTPENRVVGYSSLFRAAPNEGVYEKGNGAVAMDFQNAGVMGMIFQHVREILPDMKEIKAFFGEAVCNHIYIQKAALAHLPFIETAIEIDLMPAEAYEEEKSASGRVSTLVMFITVVPKPHAVHIPEMYKEYLEYIYEGFDDQRFFSPSEDELPSTQQTRLETQIFDSAQVARVAVQEAGLDFAEVFAAEEQRILSCNVQVIQAWVNLSWPWVSRTVVSLREKGYFLGGMLPQWFGEDGLLMQKSLARPNWEGIHLFSERAKTILEFVKSDWEG encoded by the coding sequence ATGGGCAATGGAGAACTGACCGTCGGCATTTTTCAGCCGGAGGATGCGGCTGGTGTGGGGAAGCTGTTTACCGAAGTATATGGGAACAGCTACCCAGCAAAGATCGTCTATCATCCTGATCAGCTGATAGAGGCTTTCAATAATCGCGACAATATCCCGATCGTTGTGCGTACGCCTGAGAACAGGGTTGTTGGGTACAGCTCCTTATTCCGTGCTGCTCCCAATGAAGGTGTTTATGAGAAGGGTAACGGTGCTGTGGCGATGGATTTTCAGAATGCTGGTGTCATGGGGATGATTTTTCAGCATGTTCGCGAGATATTGCCAGATATGAAAGAGATCAAAGCGTTTTTTGGGGAAGCTGTCTGTAACCACATCTATATTCAGAAGGCTGCCCTTGCCCATCTGCCATTTATCGAGACGGCCATTGAAATCGATTTGATGCCAGCCGAGGCTTATGAGGAGGAAAAAAGCGCTTCGGGACGAGTATCGACTCTCGTTATGTTCATTACCGTCGTCCCCAAGCCGCATGCGGTCCATATTCCGGAGATGTACAAGGAATACCTCGAATATATCTACGAAGGATTTGACGACCAGCGGTTCTTTTCGCCATCGGAAGACGAATTGCCCTCCACACAGCAGACTCGCCTGGAGACCCAGATATTCGACTCCGCGCAAGTGGCGCGCGTGGCCGTGCAGGAAGCAGGTTTGGACTTCGCGGAGGTTTTCGCTGCAGAGGAGCAGCGTATTCTGAGCTGTAACGTTCAAGTGATTCAGGCATGGGTAAATTTGTCGTGGCCATGGGTTTCGAGAACGGTCGTTTCACTGAGGGAAAAGGGATATTTCTTAGGCGGCATGCTGCCGCAGTGGTTCGGGGAAGACGGGCTCCTGATGCAGAAAAGCCTGGCGCGCCCAAATTGGGAAGGCATTCATCTCTTTTCCGAGCGGGCGAAGACCATCCTGGAATTTGTCAAGAGCGACTGGGAGGGATAA
- a CDS encoding Cupin 2 conserved barrel domain protein: MEIKKCGSRPSKKGTDDWFTGTVRIDPLFEPNAPAHAIGISVTFEPSARTLWHTHPAGQALIVTGGCGLVQSWGGPVEKIRAGDVVCFAPGEKHWHGATATTAMTHIAIYEQIDGKSADWMEQVSDEQYNAGVGPS, translated from the coding sequence ATGGAAATAAAAAAATGCGGTTCACGGCCTTCGAAAAAAGGAACGGACGATTGGTTTACCGGCACGGTGCGTATTGATCCCTTGTTCGAACCAAACGCGCCGGCGCATGCGATCGGCATCAGCGTAACGTTCGAGCCCAGCGCTCGAACGTTGTGGCACACCCATCCGGCGGGTCAAGCCCTGATCGTGACGGGCGGCTGCGGGCTTGTGCAGAGCTGGGGCGGCCCGGTCGAGAAGATCCGGGCGGGTGACGTCGTCTGCTTCGCACCGGGCGAAAAGCATTGGCATGGCGCCACAGCCACTACGGCTATGACACACATCGCCATATATGAACAAATCGACGGCAAATCAGCCGACTGGATGGAGCAAGTCAGCGACGAACAGTACAATGCCGGGGTCGGACCAAGTTAA
- a CDS encoding conserved membrane hypothetical protein (Evidence 4 : Unknown function but conserved in other organisms), with amino-acid sequence MTKKQRKKKKKELTYEHKAIEMAREHWEKQKEKAIHERRTFRGLQIIPTSSYYDDSRGHRPGENNWVGFGFDLHPQVSLVAGTLVLLFIVMTVIFREQAGAFFQSLLDGIGNTFGWLYILAANFFVIVMVLLAVSHYGKIRIGGPDALPEFSTFSWYSMLISAGMGIGLMFWSVAEPVFHYMTPSPMFDVPPETAQSAQVALGLTYYHWGIHPWGIYALVGLSLAFFAYNRGLPLTIRSIFYPLLRERIYGFWGNVIDVLSVLATLFGLATSLGLGVKQVSSGLNYLFGLPASTEFAVLLIAVITFFAVMSIATGLDKGVKMLSMVNMYTAGLFMLFLLVVGPTVYILKAFTQNIGFYIQNLPQLSFWVETFYGAEGSNWQNPWTIFYWGWWISWSPFVGMFIARISKGRTVREFILGVMVFPTLLSFLWMSSFGGSALWLQITGAADIAAAVSKDVSTALFVMLESFPLTKITSFIGVILVTVFFVTSSDSGSLVVDHLTSGGKLDSPVPQRIFWGVMEGVCAAALLMGGGLVALQSASIATGLPFTVVLLIMCYSLYRGLQEEYYHATVIEKMQPEVHKIEIPVDSVERT; translated from the coding sequence ATGACAAAAAAACAGCGAAAGAAGAAGAAAAAGGAACTTACCTATGAGCACAAGGCCATTGAGATGGCCCGTGAACATTGGGAGAAGCAGAAGGAGAAGGCCATCCATGAACGTCGGACGTTTCGCGGACTGCAGATTATCCCCACCTCGAGCTACTACGACGATTCCCGCGGCCACAGGCCGGGTGAAAACAACTGGGTGGGGTTCGGGTTCGACCTCCATCCGCAAGTCTCTCTGGTGGCCGGCACGCTGGTGCTGCTGTTCATCGTCATGACCGTAATCTTCAGGGAGCAGGCGGGGGCCTTCTTCCAGAGTCTGCTGGACGGCATCGGCAACACGTTCGGCTGGCTGTACATCCTGGCTGCCAATTTTTTCGTCATTGTCATGGTGCTGCTTGCCGTCAGCCATTACGGCAAGATCCGGATAGGCGGACCGGATGCCCTTCCGGAGTTCAGCACCTTCAGTTGGTATTCCATGCTCATCAGCGCCGGGATGGGCATCGGGCTCATGTTCTGGAGCGTCGCGGAACCCGTCTTCCACTACATGACTCCCTCCCCGATGTTCGATGTGCCGCCGGAAACCGCCCAGTCGGCCCAGGTCGCGCTGGGGCTCACCTATTATCATTGGGGGATCCACCCTTGGGGCATCTATGCGCTCGTCGGCCTTTCCCTGGCCTTCTTCGCTTATAACCGCGGTCTTCCGCTGACGATACGCTCCATTTTCTATCCCCTGCTGCGAGAGAGAATCTACGGTTTCTGGGGGAACGTGATCGATGTGCTGTCCGTGCTCGCCACGTTGTTCGGCCTGGCGACCTCGCTCGGGCTCGGGGTCAAACAGGTCTCTTCGGGGCTCAATTATCTTTTTGGGCTTCCGGCTTCGACCGAATTTGCCGTGTTGCTCATCGCTGTGATCACCTTTTTCGCGGTGATGTCGATCGCCACCGGCCTCGACAAGGGCGTGAAGATGCTCAGCATGGTGAACATGTACACGGCCGGTCTCTTTATGCTGTTCCTGCTCGTCGTAGGACCGACGGTCTATATCCTCAAGGCATTTACGCAAAACATCGGGTTTTACATCCAGAACCTGCCTCAATTGAGCTTCTGGGTGGAGACGTTCTATGGTGCTGAGGGGAGTAACTGGCAGAATCCATGGACGATTTTCTACTGGGGATGGTGGATATCCTGGTCCCCCTTTGTCGGCATGTTCATTGCGAGGATCTCCAAAGGCCGCACCGTCCGTGAATTCATCCTCGGCGTCATGGTCTTTCCGACCCTGCTTTCCTTCCTGTGGATGTCTTCCTTCGGCGGCTCGGCGCTCTGGCTCCAGATCACAGGGGCCGCCGACATCGCGGCCGCCGTCTCCAAAGATGTTTCAACGGCCCTCTTCGTGATGCTTGAAAGCTTTCCGCTTACGAAGATCACCTCTTTCATCGGCGTTATTTTGGTGACAGTATTCTTCGTGACCTCATCCGATTCCGGCTCCCTGGTGGTGGATCATCTGACCTCCGGCGGCAAGCTCGATTCGCCGGTGCCTCAGCGCATCTTCTGGGGCGTTATGGAAGGGGTCTGCGCGGCAGCGCTGCTCATGGGCGGAGGGTTGGTGGCGCTTCAAAGCGCTTCCATAGCCACCGGGCTGCCGTTTACCGTCGTGCTGCTGATCATGTGCTACAGCCTTTACCGCGGCCTCCAGGAGGAATATTATCATGCCACCGTCATCGAAAAGATGCAGCCCGAGGTCCACAAGATCGAGATCCCGGTGGATTCCGTGGAAAGGACATGA
- a CDS encoding Beta-lactamase domain protein yields the protein MYFKQITVPGLGCNSYVIGCPGARRAVVVDPKRDVQDYLDISRDEGMKITHIIETHVHADHVSGNLELKSRTGADICYSEHAPVTFEHKALKEGDIIEFGMVKLEILYTPGHTPNAISILVTDKARADVPGLILTGDLLFVGSIGRPDLAGAEILEEQVKNLYDSLYQKLGRLPDYLEVFPAHGQGSLCGKGLSAMASSTLGYERLTQPLLKLPSFDAFHEQIAGGFPVRPKSFTHIIQTNTHGAPLLERCPLEQMLNPDEFDRIRREGATVIDTRDTASFGGFHIPGAINIGFEKQMANWIGMVIEPLDNLLLVVDDREKYDLMTTELHRIGYDHIFGYLSGGMSAWIAHGMPIDSLSPISAQGLKRQLENGNSGRVVDVRTPEERQQGFIPDSIHVPMTDILAEGLELPEDEEVIVVCGTGYRANIVASRLKQDGFSHVHSLAGGLTAWGNAGYSLTV from the coding sequence ATGTATTTCAAACAGATTACTGTGCCCGGTCTGGGGTGCAATTCGTATGTCATCGGCTGCCCCGGCGCGAGGCGGGCCGTGGTGGTCGACCCCAAACGCGATGTGCAAGACTACCTGGACATATCCCGCGACGAGGGGATGAAGATCACCCACATCATCGAAACGCATGTGCATGCCGATCATGTCAGTGGAAATCTGGAGTTGAAATCCCGGACGGGGGCGGATATCTGCTACAGTGAGCATGCCCCTGTCACCTTCGAACATAAGGCCCTGAAGGAAGGCGATATCATAGAGTTCGGGATGGTCAAGCTCGAGATCCTCTACACCCCAGGCCACACGCCGAACGCCATATCGATCCTGGTGACGGACAAGGCGCGCGCTGATGTGCCCGGGCTGATTTTGACCGGCGACCTGCTTTTCGTCGGCTCAATCGGCAGGCCTGATCTGGCGGGGGCGGAGATCCTCGAGGAGCAGGTCAAGAATCTCTACGATTCGCTGTATCAGAAACTGGGGCGTCTCCCGGACTATCTCGAGGTGTTCCCGGCCCATGGCCAGGGGTCCCTTTGCGGCAAGGGTTTGAGCGCGATGGCGAGCAGCACCCTGGGCTACGAGCGTCTGACCCAGCCTCTCTTGAAGCTGCCAAGCTTTGATGCCTTCCATGAGCAGATCGCCGGCGGATTTCCGGTCCGGCCGAAGAGCTTCACCCACATCATCCAGACCAATACGCATGGCGCACCTCTCCTCGAACGCTGTCCGCTGGAGCAGATGCTCAACCCGGACGAGTTCGACCGGATCCGCCGTGAAGGTGCGACCGTGATCGACACCCGCGATACGGCTTCCTTCGGGGGGTTCCATATTCCGGGGGCCATCAACATCGGGTTCGAGAAACAGATGGCGAACTGGATCGGCATGGTCATCGAGCCTCTGGACAACCTGCTGCTGGTGGTGGATGACCGGGAGAAGTACGACCTGATGACCACCGAACTCCATCGGATCGGCTATGACCATATCTTCGGCTATCTTTCGGGCGGCATGTCCGCGTGGATCGCTCACGGGATGCCCATCGACAGCCTCTCGCCGATTTCGGCTCAAGGCCTCAAGCGGCAGCTGGAAAACGGAAATTCGGGCCGTGTCGTGGATGTGCGGACGCCGGAGGAGAGGCAGCAGGGCTTCATCCCGGACTCGATCCACGTGCCGATGACCGATATTCTTGCCGAGGGCCTGGAATTGCCTGAGGACGAGGAAGTGATCGTCGTCTGCGGCACCGGTTATCGCGCCAATATTGTCGCCAGCCGCCTCAAGCAGGACGGCTTCAGCCATGTCCACAGCCTGGCGGGTGGCCTTACCGCCTGGGGGAACGCAGGCTACAGCCTCACCGTTTAA